The genomic stretch GAACGAtttgtcgtcttcatcgtcgGATATCGACAACGATATAGATCTTATGCTCAATCATCTCCAGCCTTACTTCCCGCCTTCATTGTTGCAGAATAACTTCTCTGTGAATCAGATAAAGCTGCGATTGGCTCCAGATAAAGTGTCTGATCCAAGTCAACGTGTTAGGGCAGCGATTCGTAGTTGTCTAAAGGACGAAACTAACCAATTGGAATTTGTGCGTTTGTACCAGAACTCTATTTCTGTTCGTTTCAATGAGTTCTTTGccaatttctacaattccATGCCCACAGCTCAGTTGGTGTTTCTAGACTACTTCCATATAATAAAAACCATCACCACATACTACAACAGCAGCTTGATTCACTTGAATCTCTCACCGTTGGCTAGAAACTTGTGCACACGTAATATCAACTCGCTTTTCTATAGCAACTTGATAATACGACAGAATTCGAAAAATTCCGAACAAAgccaacatcaagaagataccTATTTTTTGCAGTCTCTTAGGgaatttcttgatgtcTATGTTTTCAAAAATACCCTAGCAAATCCGTTTTCAGACAACTCAGTAAATCTTATAGACATCTTTACCACCTTGATATCCataaacttgaacaaggatATCAATCAGCTCTTGATACAGTTATCTATACAGAAGATCAAGCTGTTTATCATAGCCAATTGTTCGGGAATATGGGATAAGCCGCTTCTTGAAACAATTACAGAATTTATCCAGAACGAAATATACCccaacttctccattaTAGCCAGCTATTCGGCAGATTTAAACCTCACCAATTCTGTAAACAACGTGTATTTGTACGACCTAATAAAATTGGCACAGTTAGAGTTGGTCTCGTTGAGAATTAAAGAAATCTATAGCATCATCTTGTACTATCCCAACAGTTCAGATGGACTCTACGAATTGTACCAATGTTTGCTGACAAAATTCAATCATCACCACTATAACCAAACCCCAGATCAATCTCATCATTCCACtaacttgatcaacgacATCACCAACCTATCGAATTTCTCGTATTTGGCGAACTATTCATTGAAGTCCCAGGCTTATCAAAGAGCCAAACTTGTAGATACTTTTGTGGATTTGTGCCACAAGAATTTGCTTCATTCTGGGGCAAACACTGTAGATGTCATAACCACTTATACCAAGACTATCAAATCATTCCTAATTATAGATCCAAAGGGTGTCTTGCTTGATAAAGTAGTGCGTCCTATTAGGCGCTATCTAAAGACTAGAGAAGATATAATCATCAAAATCGTACATGGTCTATTGGATGATGATGAATCTTCCAATGAATTGATAGAATTAGCAAAGGAATTAAGAAGGGCCAAAGCCAAGACTTCGAAAAAGAGAAGCGTTGTGgaagattctcttgatATGAACTGGGTTCCTGATCCAATAGACGCCTTGccagatttcaagaaaggCAAGGTCAGTGACATAATCGAGTCGTTGATATCCATCTTTGATTCCAATGAGATCTTCATAAATGAATTCACAAAACTATTTGGTCAACGCTTGGTCAACTTGCATAATTACGATGTTACGGATATAGAGGAACGCCTCAATTTGCTCAAGCTTAGGTTTGGCAAGAATGAGTTTACAACTTTGGATATCATGATTAAGGACATCAAAGAGAGTAAGGTTCttaacaagaaattgaccGCCAGACTGGGAATACAAGCTCCGAATTTCCATACTTCTATATTGTCTCATTTGTTTTGGCCAACTGTGTTGGAGAATTTATCCGAAAATGATAATTTCAATTTACCTCCAGAAATCAATATCAAGTTTGAGGCATACAATAGTGACTACACTAGTTATATGAAAGGGCGGtcattgaaatttttgCCCAGTCTTGGATCAGTAAAAATTGAACTttcgttcaacaacaagattaCGCAAAACTTTGAAGTTACTCCTGATAGAGCTGCTAttatttctctttttgatgACAATTCGAGTGAGCTTTCtgtagatttcatttcaaagaaattAAATATGTCTCCATATATGGTTTCCAAAGGTTTGTCTTTTTGGGTGAAGGAAGGAGTTTTGCTTGAGCTAACGAAGACTTTGTTTATTgtcaacgaagacgacgctgaagaagatgttcTTCATTCTGCGTCTATTCCTTCAGCTGCTACTCTAGCAAATTCTGGGTCTGATAAATCTATCAATCTCAAGTTTAAAGAGTTGGAAGTGCTCTGGCCGTACTTGAAGTCGATGCTAGAAAATATCTCATATTTGAAGTTTGAGAGAGTGAagactttgttgaagttgactGTCCCAAAAGACAAGTTCGATTTTGGAACTATTGATGACAGTAAATTGGAAGACTATTTGGACTGGCTagttgatgaagagaagttggaaattaCCCAGCAATCTTACAAGCTAAAGGAATAGCATTAATTGAGTATCTATATGTTATACAAAGATGTTCATAATATACAAAATCTTGGTTCGTTACATTtacttcttggaagaaaagtcTACCTTTGAAGTTTCGTTGCCATTGGACTGTGCAGACTCGATTTCCGACACCTTGGCTGCATAATCAGCACTTGGAGTCCATTTTCTTACAGACTTCGTTTCATCAAGCGAAAAGTCAGGAACTTTTATGCCCCAGTTTCTCTCCaagtgaagttgaaagtCTCTGATGTCTACTTTGTCTACTTTACGATGTTTGGCTATCTGACAGGCAAATCCTGTGACAGACGAGATGAACTCATCGGCCAAGTCAAGCAAGATTTCCTCTACATCGTTGTCCATAGTTGTTTTGGCATCACCTTCATCCATTCCAATGTTGTTGACTAGATCTACGAGTTTCCTCTTTGTCAATACTCTGCCACCATTGTCGgagaaattggaagaagtgtTGCTGTGAATGCTGCTTAAGGTGGAGTACGAGTTGAAATCTGTAGCCGAGTGCATTCCCAAGCCAGGACGAATACCGTTACCTATACCTGGTCTGGAAACAAAAGAACTAGTTGTTCTCAAGTTTGCAGCACTTGTAGATGTGGGAATAGCTGCTCTTCCTAAAGCTGAATAGGAAGAAGTAGCCGTGAATGGCTGAGGTCTTTGAGTTGAAGAGTCTATAGGATTCGTCAACGAACCTAAGGGCCCTGTTCTAGCAGCCACAAAAGACGAGGATTGAACTCCAGATTGAGCACCAGGCTGGTCTGAAGAAGCAGGTGCTACAAACTTGGAATCATTGGAGAGTTTGCTGTTTGATATTTCTGGTTTCAGATCTGTTTTCAGCGTTAAAGGTTGAACAACTGGAGTGTTTTCACCAGTAGAAGGTCTCGTGCTATTGACAGGTGACGGTGACGGTTGGCTTGACATTGCTTGTGAAAGTGGCCCGCCGTTAGCACTGAGCTTTCCTTGTTGTATAAGTTGGTTTTTCATATATACGGCGATTTTCTGGTACTGAGAAACTTTTGGTTTCAATTTTGCCAATTCGGTATTGGTGCTTTCAATTCTAGTTGGGTCTGTTTCGGCTGTTTTCGAATCTTCTAGAACTTGAATCTTTTTAAGTAAATCTTGCAAACTCGATCTGACCTGGTTGAAAAGATCAATAGTGACAGCTTTGGTATTGATTTCACTCGGAGTTTGTGGTCTGGATACTTGTGGTAATTGGCTAGAAGTGTCCGCAAGCAGCGCCACAGACGGAACTGGAACTGGAGATTGGATTGCTGAAGCAGGTGATTGTACTGCACTTATGGATTTTGAAGCCGATGAAGCATTTGAATCATTTGAAGTAGTTGGATTTGAAGGATTATTTGTCAAACTAGAGTTTAAATTAGTGCTTGAGTTTGAATTAGAATTACCATTCGAGTTTGTGTTGGAATCAGCATTCGCTGAAGAATTTGCTGCATCCTGTTTGGCTTTCTTCTGCGCTCTGTATGAGATTAAGATGCGCTTTATCGATTCTGCCTTTTGGTAATGCTGTTTTGCTTTTTCCACATCAGATCCCGCGGCCTTAGCCAATTCTATTTCGTTGGTGAACCGCTGTGCTAGTTGTGCTGCTTGATTAGGCTCAATGTTGGGAATCAGCGGCGTGGACGTCCCTGTCGAAGCATTGGAAATGGATACACTAGCTGTAGCCGAAGCAGAACCTGACAATCCACCCGTATCCGGGCTCGGCTGTGCGGAATCGGGAGCATTTGTAGACTCCATTGTGAGGAGTGTGGATGAAATAAATGGATATATGGAAGTATATGGAAGAAAAAATGAATTGGATATAGTAGAttgtttttgaatttgagTTGGAACTTTGGAAACTTTTGTTATTCAATCATGTGGCTTGTATCATGTGACTAATTGTGATAAAGAAGTTGTGCAGAATTATCATGGAAGACTATACCTAACATGATATACTGGTGTGGTATATATACCGTATCCCTTAAACAACTTCCTGTCTCGTAGGCGATTTGTTAACTTCTCTTATTATTCTTGACTGTTAAGATTCTCATAGAAGTAAAACTCGTTACAAACTTAGAACTAAAATTCTGGACTGTATATGTCTTGTTGGCTCTGGCTGCGAAAACAGGCTACTCAAGATATGTCCatatatttttcacatttccATTTATATTGTCGAATGTATCCTTTTAGAATTTACTagatttcaaatttgttgaaaagaCATCTGAATAGGTTTACGCTTAATACTGTTTTTATATTACAGCATTTATTTGCTGTTCTAATATACATTCAATCTATTAAATATAGTACATCTATGCTAAAATAATGCAAAACATCTTTCGATGCTGGTGGCATTGTTGCCCCACCAGTTGGGCATGTTGTAACTTGTTCCCACggaaaagatcaagaatatGAGCAAGATTGCCAAATTATAACCAGTGTCAAAAGCAGCTGCCAAAAGATAGTTAtacttcttccacaagGCGTGCTTATACCTGACTCCCCAGTACATTGAAATAGTGCCTCCTAtaaatctggagaagtaTCCTGTGGAAATATTTCCATAAAATCTACTCATGCTAGAAAAGAACACAGTGGTGTTCCAGAGGTTCCAGTTCAGGTTGGGGTACCTTTGAtgcaacttgaagaagatgaatgGAGCCACTAATCCCAAAACAAAACCATAGGGTAAAAGAGGGTAATTTTCAAATAATCTGGAAGGGCCCAAAACCACATACTGAATAGCATTGGTATGATTCGAGGTTATTGTTTGGCCAGTCCATTGATGCAAAGGATCAATCTTAGAGCCATTGAGAAATTCTCTCTTGGTACTCAACACCCATCTAACAGCCAAATAGTTGATGGGAACCCCAATCATTTCACCATACAATTGAGAGAAAAACACGGCCCGAGGTGGTAAGTGGTTGTAGAATCCCAATCTCATACATTCAAGATGGTATTGGGCTCTATACCAGGCATTGCCAGCAATTGAGCCGAAAACTAAGGCTCCAGCAGGATGCTTCAGTTCCAAGTTCTGAACCATGTATCCGTATACAAGCTCGTTGAATGTACCTATAGCCAACTGGAAGTTGGACAAGGCATAAAGCCAGGCCAATGGGGTAACGATGATAGAACCCATGACTAAGGCTACGATGGCAGCCCACCATGGCATGAACATGTATCCATTGAGGAAGATAGACATCAAGACGGTGAAGGAAATAAGGAATAGCACCAAATACCAGTAGAttggaacttcttcataTCTAGCTCGCAATTTATTTAATCTATCTGTGTACTGAACTTTGGTATCTTTATCTCTGGTGATTAAATGCTTGAAAGACGATTTGAATTTGTCGTATCCAAAGAGTACAACCCATGTTGTACCACTAACGTAAGCAGCGTAGTCAAAGAACATATTCCATGCTCTTTGGGCTCCTAAATGGATGGGACCAAATTGTTCATAGGCAGTtaagttcaacttcaaatctTGGGTCAAAAGCTCATTTGTGGGGTAAGGTAAGCCATTCCCTTGGAAAAGGCTGTTCGACATTAAACCTCCTTTGAAAGATCCAATTCCACCCCATTTAACCAAAGGAATAAGAATCCAGGCTCCAATGACAAAGGCTATGAACTGAATGACCTGTATCCAGTAAGGATACAACATAATCGACGAGGTAATATTGGCCCAATccaaagaaaagttgagTACTCCCATTCCACCCAAACCAGAGCCTATGAAGTTCACCGTTTCATTATATGGAGCTATCCAACATAAAATAGCCAACGAAGACGTCATTGGGAAAAGaaattctggaaagaaCTGCCATGCCGTCACCCCTAAAAGTACTGTGAAGAATACTCTCATCTGCTTAGAACCACCTCTACTTGACTTGTCAGATTTTGCCTGAGACTGCAACAACGTCGTCTGCATAAGTGCCTGGGGCCAAGAGAACTGAGGATCGTAGAGCAAAAAGTTCTTAGCAATTGCAGCGTACGAATAGCCTACAAAGACAATCGCCCACATAAACCCGACAGCCACAATGGCAGGAACTTTTTCTCCAAAGTATAAATCAGCTAAAGAGATAGCATTTGTGGCTAAATTACCGGTGGCTCCACTATTAGCCGTGATGGTTACCATGACTGTTTCCTTGATAGACCATGGTCCAGGGTTTAGGTCAATTTTGAATCcgaagaacttgatttGTTTCCTTGGAAGTGTTCTTGCAAGATACTTCCCGGCCCAATGGGACACTATTTGTACAAAAAATATGGAGTATGCTGCTGAAGTCGTTCTGTATGAATTCATAGTGTCTATAAAGGCTCCAGGGATTATGAAAACTGTCGACAAAAGAAAGTATCTGAAAGTCAAAACTGGAATGGAAGGATCATCCACTAAGGGAACCGCTTCCCTAATTATCTTAGGCAATTCTAAGACGTCCGGATCAAGATCCTCGTTATCCTCGGAGTCGTCTGAAGAACTCGGAGAACTGACCACCTCAACCGAACCATAGGATTTGTACGATTTTATGGTTTCAGCATTACTTCTTCGAGGAAGTAGCGGTTCCGAGACCTCGACCTCCACATCCAGGACATTCTTCTCGATTGGAGACTTTAACGGCTCAAGATCAGCCATTGGGAGTTGGCTATAATTTTGTGTCTGTCTGTATCagaatgatgaagatcaGATTGTATTCGTTTGGAAAGTCTAGTAGTATATTAAATGCAAATGCTGTAGATTAAATGTATGTACAAAAAATGCTTATTTCACCAATCTAGTGGTTCTGACTCTATAAATATATGAAGAATGATCCAGTTGTATCTATTACTAAGAATCTGGAGTTTGAAATCAAGATGGAATAACTGTGGCTGGATTTCGCAATTTGTCAGCCATCGAAATGTCGCGCGACATTTCTGACATATCAAGAGATCTTCTGCGCACAAAAAAGCAATACTTAAGCTTCTATTTTATACGCACTGTAATTTGCGCTCGTGACATGGTTTCCGTTTTGGGTATTTCCGGTTTGATACTTTTCTGTTGGAGTTTTTGTATCGTTTTCTCTAATcgattttgcagccatttctaAAGTGCCAACAATTGCTCAACAACTGCAAGAATGTCGTCATTGGCATCTTTTGACTGACTGTTCACGTAATGGGGACTGGATAACCTGTCTTCGATCATTCCATCCACTAGTTTTCTGAGTCGTTTGATTAGAACACCATTCTTGTACCACGTTCGAATTGGCAACCAATTGTCCAACACAATCCCAGTAGGTCCATTCGAAAGTTGGTCGCTCAAATTGTAGCCTATGCTACCTCCAAATAATAAGGCAGCAATTGTACTGGTAGGAGTGATGTCACTCAAGAAAAATGCAAAAGTCTGGTGTGATCTTCCGTACACCACAAATGGTGATTTAAGAATTGGATTACCTCCCTTAGGTGCCTGCGGAGTCAAATCGTACAATTCTCTTGCCTTTACGAAATCGAGATTTCCTTCCTCATCCGTAGCTTGTTCTAATATCTTTTCGCTGAGTGATCCGTCAACAGAATTGTCATCAAAAATAACAGAACTGTTGTGAACTCTGGCCCTATTGGCTGGTAATACATCTCCCAAGTTTTTGTTGCTCTCCACAAGATCGACATATTCTTCATTACGGACCCAGAACTTGGTCAATGAAGCTTCCGGATCTACTGCCACAGATCCCACTGCCGACTTCACATATTTGGGGTCGGGAAGCTGGACTCTAGCAATCTGAGGATAGAAAGAAGCCGTGATAATAGCTCTTATGACTCCGAAATTTTCGTTATTTCTATTAAGAAAGTTAAAATCGACATTACGATTCCTGTGTGAGTATCCATGTGGAACAAATCCAAGATCCTTAAGTAAAGAAATGTATTGTACCCTTGTAGACGAGATATCATTCAATGTAATAAATGACAAGTAGTTCAGAGAAATGAATTTCTTGGTGTTCTCGCCATTTTGTTTCATTTTATCGTATTCTGCATATGCATTAGCTATGGCGACAAAGTCTCCTTGGTTCTGGGAAAactctcttctcttttgctTGATCTCCGCTCTTTTGTCTGCAAGATTGAAAAAAGGATTACCAGTAGAGCTGATAGATGCTAATGTCAAGCATATATCTAAACATCCAAATATACAACCAAGAATGAGCAATTTACCACTCTGGAGATCCGTTGGAAGATATGATAAATACTTACCGAGGTGCGATAATTCTTCAGTATCAGCATCCAAAGCACCAATTTCTTTTAAGAATTTCTTCGAAGTTTTCAACGACGATTGATCCGGAGCGTCGATACCactgttcaagaattcatCAACACTCCTTATGCCCATGGATTTCACAACTAAGTACAaattttcaagtcttgTCCGTTTGATTTCAGGAACGGCCTGTTGTCTCATTTtggtttcaatttctttggtATAAAGATGGTAGCAGTTACCATTGGTTACACGACCTGATCTACCTCTCCGCTGTCCAATTTCGGCCTTGGAACACCAGTTTTCAATTAATCTAGTTGTATTCTTTTCGGGATCATAGAACATCGTCTTCGATCTACCTCCATCAACGACCACCACACAGTCGGGAATAGTAATCGAAGTTTCTGCAACGTTTGTAGACACCACAATCTTTCTTGTACCCTTCGCTGGTACCTTAAAGACTCGTTTCTGTTCCATAGAAGACAATGCTGAGTGTAATGGGAGCGTCCAAGATGGTTTGTCCCTCTTCGAGAAGGCTCTCTCAATAATGGAGACACATTGATTAATCTCCATGATACCTGGTAAGAATATTAAGATGGAGCCATCATTTCCCTCGGAATCAAGTTTATCATCGATGTGCAAACACAACCTAGCAACTAAGTCGAAATTAATGTTTCCCTTCTCAAAGTAATGAGAATCCGCCCTTGGTTTCACAATTCCATTTGCAGTTTCCACGGTGTAGTCGATATCATCAATAATTTGATCTAAGTAGTagtcttcaattggaaATGTTCTACCTTCAATATGAATATGATTTAAAGGTGTATTGAAAAAGTTTTTGAAGATCTCGACACTTATGGTTGCAGACATTAGGACAATCTTAAGGTTAGGAAAACGATTCATGGTCTTTTTTAATATGATGAGTAAAAAATCACTATCCACGGAACGTTCGTGAACTTCatcaatgaagatgtaTTCTAACTCATCAAAAATAGAAGTCTGATGTGAACTGGAAGATGCAAGGAAAGATTGCAACATTCTCAAAAGAACACCTGTAGTCACAAATGATATTCGGGTATCTTTACTGGTTTTATTTTCACCTCTAATAATGTACCCTGTTTCTCCGCCAACTTTATCCAAACGTTCTTCCGATATTCTATCAGCAAGACCAAGGGTAGAAATACGTCTTGGTTGAGTACACATAATCTTGCCGGAAAAATTGCCCCTGGAGTTCATATCATCGAGAATAAATTGCACGATTTGAGTGGATTTACCCGAACCAGTCTCCCCTGTCACCAAGGTAACCTTGTTGGAGTTAATAACGTCCACcaattgttctttctttttccaaGCTGGTAAGGAACTTCTCTGTTTCAAAGACTTCTGCATTTCCTTTGACGTCAACTTAGCCTTGTAGGCAAGTTTATCTGCTTCTATTTCCTTTGGCAGTTTAACTTTAATTCTCGACTGTTTGTTTTGAGATGTAGTAGTAGAAATGGTCCTTTTCTTGTTACTTTGGGTTGCTCTATTAATTACTCCTTCCAGAATTAAAGGACCTGGGTTATCAATAATTCGAGAAATGTTCTCCTCGAGCCATTCGATAATGTTGAAAATCATGCACTCACCGagaatttcattttcgGTGATGTATTGTACCAAACTAGAGAGAATTGACAACTTGATGTAGTTCGCTAATTTGAAGGAAGGGTTGTTCACAACGATTTGAATACCAGGGAGCTCACAAGGGTATTGCAAGCTTTTGAGTAGACGAACATTAAGTAAGTCTTCAGCGATCTTATGTGGTCTGAGTTGAATATCTACAATAGTTTTCTCAGAATTATTAAAGGTAACTTTGTTGGACTCCATCATTTTTATTCCTTCTAGCTCTTGTTCCCATAAGCTCTGAGAGTCTTCCAAATCTGTagcttcaaattcttgatctgACTCTAATTCTAAAAATGTACGTGTGAGTTTGACGCCAGCTTGCACTTCGTTAAACTCGCATTCCTCTAAGGAAGTCAAGACGTCATCTTTATCGAAACCTGATTCTGACAACCGTTTCAACATATACTCAAGCTTGATATCTTTGGAAACTCTAAGCATGACACTAGAATCCTTTTCAGTCTTAGTGAATTGCGGTGGAAGGTCATCTTCAGGAATATGGAATAAGAGCCATTCCAAGGAATCTACAAACGAAGAAGTGTACTTGAAAGCTTCTTCGATGTGAATTTGTCTAAAACCTAATGCTAGCAATGACTTCTGATTTTCCTCGGCCTTGGATTTATTTTGAGACATTGGATGTTCGTTATCAATGATCCAATTGATATGTTTACGGATTGACTGTTCCAAGGAACTACGAATCTCCGGTGGAAAGTCAATGAATGGAGCATTGCCCCATACttttcttggaaatgtAGGCACATTGATAGTTTGTGGTATCTTGTTGACCTTTGTACCTGTatttccttgatttctatGATTACTCGAGGTGGCGGTACTTGCTTTAGCTGAAACAACAGTAGTGCCTATGCTGATAGAAGGTTTCTTTATTTTACTTTCATTTTCCTTCCGGAGAAGTTCCTGTTTAGTCTTTTTCTGCACCAACTCTTGCTGCTCTATATATACTTGGAAGGGATTGACATTGTATACCAAGTCATGCTTATActtgtctttcttcaagacttcGAGTCGTTCCTTTTCGAGTTCGACCCAATAGTCTCGGAAAATGTTCGGAAGAAGCATTTTCATGTttttgatgaaattaatACGGTACAAAACATACGTAGCCGACATATGCCTAGCTTCATTTGTTGTCAGTTTTGGTTCGTACTTGGGTATGAATTTTATGGAGATCGGCTCTTTTGTCTTCGGATTAACCGAATTAAGATGAAAGAAACAGACAAATCCCTGCCCCTTCTTAACCATATCGAAGCTGGGCTTGCCCcatttttgtttttggCAATATTCATTCAATAAGGTTACTGGAAGTTTTCCCGTCCATCCAAAGTTTTCCCCTATAGCCAAACCTCTAAGTGGtttcttgacttcatcCTGTGGTTCTTCTACCTTAGATTTGGAGTTTTTCTTACCCTTCGCATTGCCTGGAGGAGGCGTTTCTTCCTGCTGCTTGGTTTTGGTCTTTTTGGCCATGTGCAATCTTTCTTGCTAGAGGATAGAGCACCTGATCGAGGCTGTCTTTGGGAATATAGAGAAGATAGCGGAGCAATCTTCCAGATTAGCAATTCTGCAGatataatttttcaatgaaaatTGAGGTGCAGGAGACATGATTTCTTAAGTCGTTTTAAACTTTTATTATCCGAAGCCGTCAGCTTTAGTATATGTAAGAGTGCAAGATAAATTGTTTGCAGAGGCTTCACTTTGAAAGGATTCACGGTGGCCGAATGATTGGATGAGTGTCACCGTTGTCACATTCTAGAAATTAATATTACGGAATACGATCTCTAATCTTACAGACCGGCATTGTTTAAAATAGTCCGAATAAAATTGTTAATTATTGTTTCCATATCGCAAAATAATGCACTCCATTAGGGAGTTCCGCATTTACGAGGGTATCCTACTGGCAGTTCAGATTATTCCACAACTACAATGTTAGTCATTTGTTTACATTGAAGTCTCAATAGGGTGAGCGACCCGGAAGATGGTCTACGTTTTCCAGGCTTCGATGTGATCGTGTTTTTAAGCCTGAAATTCATGGTCAACACTACTGTCGcgttgttgtagttggcATTAAAAACAAAGATTATCTGCTGCCAATCTATTTACGATCACCACTCCATATCCTAATGAATTCCTAATGAATCGATAGAAACTTATAAGTGATTAAcaaaaaaagaaaggaattgacACGGACAGGAATTGAACCTGCAACCCTTCGATCTGGAGTCGAAAGCTCTACCATTGAGCCACCGCATCACCCTTGAAGTGCAGTTTGATTGCGTTTTGTGAGGCTCTCTAATTTTTTTGGGCTAAACTGTAAATTTTTTCACTAAAACTGTAAAATGTTACCCTCTTTAGGATGAAGTGCTTATTTTTTGGCTGCGAACACAGCCGTATTATCATATAGTATTTTCATATAGTAAGTCAAGGATAAAGCTTCAAGTAGCCAATGAGTTACAACTCATAAAGTGTGTGTATCTTCTTTTAAAGTTGTCTCAAAATTTCTCGCAATTTCAAAGGCATTGAAGTCATTCAAGTTCCGTTTCACATATCCATATCATTGAAccaaaagaagatggaaactGTTACCGGAGAAACCTACTATA from Scheffersomyces stipitis CBS 6054 chromosome 2, complete sequence encodes the following:
- a CDS encoding predicted protein (go_funtion nucleic acid binding; helicase activity; ATP binding); this encodes MAKKTKTKQQEETPPPGNAKGKKNSKSKVEEPQDEVKKPLRGLAIGENFGWTGKLPVTLLNEYCQKQKWGKPSFDMVKKGQGFVCFFHLNSVNPKTKEPISIKFIPKYEPKSTTNEARHMSATYVLYRINFIKNMKMLLPNIFRDYWVELEKERLEVLKKDKYKHDLVYNVNPFQVYIEQQELVQKKTKQELLRKENESKIKKPSISIGTTVVSAKASTATSSTKVNKIPQTINVPTFPRKVWGNAPFIDFPPEIRSSLEQSIRKHINWIIDNEHPMSQNKSKAEENQKSLLALGFRQIHIEEAFKYTSSFVDSLEWLLFHIPEDDLPPQFTKTEKDSSVMLRVSKDIKLEYMLKRLSESGFDKDDVLTSLEECEFNEVQAGVKLTRTFLELESDQEFEATDLEDSQSLWEQELEGIKMMESNKVTFNNSEKTIVDIQLRPHKIAEDLLNVRLLKSLQYPCELPGIQIVVNNPSFKLANYIKLSILSSLVQYITENEILGECMIFNIIEWLEENISRIIDNPGPLISEGVINRATQSNKKRTISTTTSQNKQSRIKVKSPKEIEADKLAYKAKLTSKEMQKSLKQRSSLPAWKKKEQLVDVINSNKVTLVTGETGSGKSTQIVQFILDDMNSRGNFSGKIMCTQPRRISTLGLADRISEERLDKVGGETGYIIRGENKTSKDTRISFVTTGVLLRMLQSFLASSSSHQTSIFDELEYIFIDEVHERSVDSDFLLIILKKTMNRFPNLKIVLMSATISVEIFKNFFNTPLNHIHIEGRTFPIEDYYLDQIIDDIDYTVETANGIVKPRADSHYFEKGNINFDLVARLCLHIDDKLDSEGNDGSILIFLPGIMEINQCVSIIERAFSKRDKPSWTLPLHSALSSMEQKRVFKVPAKGTRKIVVSTNVAETSITIPDCVVVVDGGRSKTMFYDPEKNTTRLIENWCSKAEIGQRRGRSGRVTNGNCYHLYTKEIETKMRQQAVPEIKRTRLENLYLVVKSMGIRSVDEFLNSGIDAPDQSSLKTSKKFLKEIGALDADTEELSHLGKYLSYLPTDLQSGKLLILGCIFGCLDICLTLASISSTGNPFFNLADKRAEIKQKRREFSQNQGDFVAIANAYAEYDKMKQNGENTKKFISSNYLSFITLNDISSTRVQYISLLKDLGFVPHGYSHRNRNVDFNFLNRNNENFGVIRAIITASFYPQIARVQLPDPKYVKSAVGSVAVDPEASLTKFWSNKNLGDVLPANRARVHNSSVIFDDNSVDGSLSEKILEQATDEEGNLDFVKARELYDLTPQAPKGGNPILKSPFVVYGRSHQTFAFFLSDITPTSTIAALLFGGSIGYNLSDQLSNGPTGIVLDNWLPIRTWYKNGVLIKRLRKLVDGMIEDRLSSPHYSKDANDDILAVVEQLLAL